A DNA window from Pongo abelii isolate AG06213 chromosome 2, NHGRI_mPonAbe1-v2.0_pri, whole genome shotgun sequence contains the following coding sequences:
- the SLITRK3 gene encoding SLIT and NTRK-like protein 3, whose product MKPSIAEMLHRGRMLWIILLSTIALGWTTPIPLIEDSEEIDEPCFDPCYCEVKESLFHIHCDSKGFTNISQITEFWSRPFKLYLQRNSMRKLYTNSFLHLNNAVSINLGNNALQDIQTGAFNGLKILKRLYLHENKLDVFRNDTFLGLESLEYLQADYNVIKRIESGAFRNLSKLRVLILNDNLIPMLPTNLFKAVSLTHLDLRGNRLKVLFYRGMLDHIGRSLMELQLEENPWNCTCEIVQLKSWLERIPYTALVGDITCETPFHFHGKDLREIRKTELCPLLSDSEVEASLGIPHLSSSKENAWPTKPSSMLSSVHFTASSVEYKSSNKQPKPTKQPRTPRPPSTSQALYPGPNQPPIAPYQTRPPIPIICPTGCTCNLHINDLGLTVNCKERGFNNISELLPRPLNAKKLYLSSNLIQKIYRSDFWNFSSLDLLHLGNNRISYVQDGAFINLPNLKSLFLNGNDIEKLTPGMFRGLQSLHYLYFEFNVIREIQPAAFSLMPNLKLLFLNNNLLRTLPTDAFAGTSLARLNLRKNYFLYLPVAGVLEHLNAIVQIDLNENPWDCTCDLVPFKQWIETISSVSVVGDVLCRSPENLTHRDVRTIELEVLCPEMLHVAPAGASPAQPGDSHLIGAPTSASPYEFSPPGGPVPLSVLILSLLVLFFSAVFVAAGLFAYVLRRRRKKLPFRSKRQEGVDLTGIQMQCHRLFEDGGSGGGGSGGGGRPTLSSPEKAPPVGHVYEYIPHPVTQMCNNPIYKPREEEEVAVSSAQEAGSAERGGPGTQPPGMGEALLGSEQFAETPKENHSNYRTLLEKEKEWALAVSSSQLNTIVTVNHHHPHHPAVGGVSGVVGGTGGDLAGFRHHEKNGGVVLFPPGGGCGGSSMLLDRERPQPAPCTVGFVDCLYGTVPKLKELHVHPPGMQYPDLQQDARLKETLLFSAGKGFTDHQTQKSDYLELRAKLQTKPDYLEVLEKTTYRF is encoded by the coding sequence ATGAAACCTTCCATAGCTGAGATGCTTCACAGAGGAAGGATGTTGTGGATAATTCTTCTAAGCACAATTGCTCTAGGATGGACTACCCCGATTCCCCTAATAGAGGACTCAGAGGAAATAGATGAGCCCTGTTTTGATCCATGCTACTGTGAAGTTAAAGAAAGCCTCTTTCATATACATTGTGACAGTAAAGGATTTACAAATATTAGTCAGATTACCGAGTTCTGGTCAAGACCTTTTAAACTGTATCTGCAGAGGAATTCTATGAGGAAATTATACACCAACAGTTTTCTTCATTTGAATAATGCTGTGTCTATTAATCTTGGGAACAATGCATTGCAGGACATTCAGACTGGAGCTTTCAATGGTCTTAAGATTTTAAAGAGACTATATCTACATGAAAACAAACTGGATGTCTTCAGAAATGACACCTTCCTCGGCTTGGAAAGTCTAGAATATCTACAGGCAGACTACAATGTCATTAAACGTATTGAGAGTGGGGCATTTCGGAACCTAAGTAAATTGAGGGTTCTGATTTTAAATGATAATCTCATCCCCATGCTTCCAACCAATTTATTTAAGGCTGTCTCTTTAACCCATTTGGACCTACGTGGAAATAGGTTAAAGGTTCTTTTTTACCGAGGAATGCTAGATCACATTGGCAGAAGCCTGATGGAGCTCCAGCTGGAAGAAAACCCTTGGAACTGTACATGTGAAATTGTACAACTGAAGAGTTGGCTGGAACGCATTCCTTATACTGCTCTGGTGGGAGACATTACCTGTGAGACCCCTTTCCACTTCCATGGAAAGGACCTACGAGAAATCAGGAAGACAGAACTCTGTCCCTTGTTGTCTGACTCTGAGGTAGAGGCTAGTTTGGGAATTCCTCATTTGTCCTCAAGTAAAGAGAATGCATGGCCCACTAAGCCTTCTTCGATGCTATCCTCTGTTCATTTCACTGCTTCTTCTGTTGAATACAAGTCCTCAAATAAACAGCCTAAGCCCACCAAACAGCCTCGAACACCAAggccaccctccacctcccaagctttATATCCTGGTCCAAACCAGCCTCCCATTGCTCCTTATCAGACCAGACCACCAATCCCCATTATATGCCCCACTGGGTGTACCTGTAATTTGCACATCAATGACCTTGGCTTGACTGTCAACTGCAAAGAGCGAGGATTTAATAACATTTCTGAACTTCTTCCAAGGCCCTTGAACGCCAAGAAACTGTATCTGAGTAGCAATCTGATTCAGAAAATATACCgttctgatttttggaatttttcttcCTTGGATCTCTTGCATCTGGGGAACAATCGTATTTCCTATGTCCAAGATGGGGCCTTTATCAACTTGCCCAATTTAAAGAGCCTCTTCCTTAATGGCAACGATATAGAGAAGCTGACACCGGGCATGTTCCGAGGCCTACAGAGTTTGCACTACTTGTACTTTGAGTTCAATGTCATCCGGGAAATCCAGCCTGCAGCCTTCAGCCTCATGCCCAACTTGAAGCTGCTATTCCTCAATAATAACTTACTGAGGACTCTGCCAACAGATGCCTTTGCAGGCACATCCCTGGCCCGGCTCAACCTGAGGAAGAACTACTTCCTCTATCTTCCTGTGGCTGGTGTCCTGGAACACTTGAATGCCATTGTCCAGATAGACCTCAATGAGAATCCTTGGGACTGCACTTGTGACCTGGTCCCCTTTAAACAGTGGATCGAAACCATCAGCTCAGTCAGTGTGGTTGGTGATGTGCTTTGCAGGAGCCCTGAGAACCTCACGCACCGTGATGTGCGCACTATTGAGCTGGAAGTTCTTTGCCCAGAGATGCTGCACGTTGCACCAGCTGGAGCATCCCCAGCCCAGCCTGGAGATTCTCACCTTATTGGGGCACCAACCAGTGCATCACCTTATGAGTTTTCTCCTCCTGGGGGCCCTGTGCCACTTTCTGTGTTAATTCTCAGCCTGCTGGTTCTGTTTTTCTCAGCAGTCTTTGTTGCTGCAGGCCTCTTTGCCTATGTGCTCCGACGGCGTCGAAAGAAGCTGCCCTTCAGAAGCAAGCGGCAGGAAGGTGTGGACCTTACTGGCATCCAAATGCAATGCCACCGGCTGTTTGAGGATGGTGGAAGTGGTGGTGGCGGAAGTGGGGGTGGAGGTCGACCAACTCTTTCCTCTCCAGAGAAGGCCCCTCCCGTGGGTCATGTGTATGAGTACATCCCCCACCCAGTTACCCAAATGTGCAACAACCCCATCTACAAGCCTcgtgaggaggaggaggtggctgtTTCATCAGCCCAAGAAGCAGGGAGTGCAGAACGTGGGGGTCCAGGGACACAACCACCGGGAATGGGTGAGGCTCTCCTAGGAAGTGAGCAGTTTGCTGAGACACCCAAGGAGAACCATAGTAACTACCGGACCTTGctggaaaaagagaaggagtGGGCCCTAGCAGTGTCCAGCTCCCAGCTTAACACCATAGTGACAGTGAATCACCATCACCCTCACCACCCAGCAGTTGGTGGGGTTTCAGGAGTAGTTGGGGGAACTGGGGGAGACTTGGCAGGGTTCCGCCACCATGAGAAAAATGGTGGGGTGGTGCTGTTTCCTCCTGGGGGAGGCTGTGGTGGTAGCAGTATGCTACTAGATCGAGAGAGGCCACAGCCTGCCCCCTGCACAGTGGGATTTGTGGACTGTCTCTATGGAACAGTGCCCAAATTAAAGGAACTGCACGTGCACCCTCCTGGCATGCAATACCCAGACTTACAGCAGGATGCCAGGCTCAAAGAAACCCTTCTCTTCTCGGCTGGAAAGGGCTTCACAGACCACCAAACCCAAAAAAGTGATTACCTCGAGTTAAGGGCCAAACTTCAAACCAAGCCGGATTACCTCGAAGTCCTGGAGAAGACAACGTATAGGTTctaa